In Rubrobacter radiotolerans DSM 5868, a genomic segment contains:
- a CDS encoding manganese catalase family protein, translating to MFLRIDKLQIDLPRPGSADPNSAAVVQEMMGGKFGEMSTLMNYTYQSFNFRGKSKIRPYYDLVANIAAEEMGHIELVANTVNLLLDKTVESSDGTGSNPLGMGLGGPYPDHFMNTGLGTMAAGSGGAPWSGDYVFSTGNLKLDLLHNFFLESGARMGKIRTYEMTDNETARTMIGYLIVRGGVHQEAYAKALSDISGVDVTKLLPVPDIDNKHFPHAKKFMDQGYHRFLYKFSPKDYNQIGEIWNGKQAETGEPREVVDDLPEGGPVPDLTEVPEMFAPNIDPADVEELGKRFLKD from the coding sequence ATGTTCCTCAGGATAGACAAGCTACAGATAGACCTGCCGCGTCCGGGCAGCGCGGACCCGAACTCCGCAGCGGTCGTCCAGGAGATGATGGGCGGGAAGTTCGGCGAGATGTCCACGCTCATGAACTACACCTATCAGTCGTTCAACTTCCGGGGCAAGTCCAAGATCCGGCCCTACTACGACCTTGTAGCGAACATCGCCGCCGAGGAGATGGGCCACATCGAGCTCGTCGCCAACACCGTGAACCTGCTCCTCGACAAGACCGTCGAGAGCTCCGACGGGACCGGCTCGAACCCGCTCGGGATGGGCCTTGGCGGACCGTACCCGGATCACTTCATGAACACCGGTCTCGGGACGATGGCGGCTGGTTCGGGCGGTGCGCCGTGGAGCGGCGACTATGTGTTCTCGACCGGGAACCTCAAGCTCGATCTCTTGCACAACTTCTTCCTTGAGTCGGGCGCGAGGATGGGCAAGATCCGCACCTACGAGATGACCGACAACGAGACGGCGCGGACGATGATCGGCTACCTCATCGTTCGTGGTGGCGTCCACCAGGAAGCCTACGCCAAGGCGCTATCCGACATCTCGGGCGTGGACGTAACGAAGCTTCTCCCGGTGCCGGACATCGATAACAAGCACTTCCCGCACGCCAAGAAGTTCATGGACCAGGGCTACCACCGCTTCCTGTACAAGTTCAGCCCGAAGGACTACAACCAGATCGGAGAGATCTGGAACGGCAAGCAGGCCGAGACCGGCGAGCCGCGTGAGGTAGTTGACGACCTGCCCGAGGGCGGCCCGGTGCCGGACCTGACCGAGGTCCCGGAGATGTTCGCCCCGAACATCGACCCGGCCGACGTCGAGGAGCTCGGCAAGAGGTTCCTCAAGGACTAG
- a CDS encoding cupin domain-containing protein, whose product MADDKTVKKVSSKTSPKGEMGQKYLADGKSVSMRLWESEEPGDAKPEASRDYETVGYVISGRAELHLEGQMVLLEPGDSWLVPKGASHTYKILEEFTAVEATSPPAEAHDRDKA is encoded by the coding sequence ATGGCGGACGACAAGACGGTAAAGAAGGTGAGCTCGAAGACCTCGCCGAAGGGTGAGATGGGGCAGAAGTACCTTGCAGACGGCAAGAGCGTCTCGATGCGGCTGTGGGAGTCCGAGGAGCCCGGGGACGCCAAGCCCGAGGCCAGCCGCGACTACGAGACGGTCGGCTACGTTATAAGCGGGCGCGCCGAGCTGCACCTCGAAGGGCAGATGGTGCTGCTCGAGCCCGGCGACTCGTGGCTCGTCCCGAAGGGCGCATCTCACACGTACAAGATCCTCGAAGAGTTCACCGCCGTCGAGGCGACGAGCCCGCCTGCCGAGGCCCACGACCGCGACAAGGCCTAG
- a CDS encoding NAD-dependent epimerase/dehydratase family protein, with amino-acid sequence MKVLLTGATGYVGSAVADVLAEAEHEVLCLARSGASAERLRKRGFATATGDISEVGAVRDAARGCRAVVHAAASDGEDPGADDRAFLEGVFEALGGTGAVLIYTSGGWVMGDTDGALADEGHPLRPTTSLAWRPEVERLVLRSGAEAGLRPFVVRPALVYGNGGGVVGETVAFARERGYARYVARPGEDARWTLVHRRDVGRFYAAVIAAAADPDSPEGGIYILAGGPPVPAREVAVAASRAAGAEGRVEPWPLEEARKELGSYAEDLALDQRLCGRKAARDFGFEPESPYIFEHLKSGDHHG; translated from the coding sequence TTGAAGGTCCTTCTCACCGGCGCGACCGGCTACGTTGGCTCGGCCGTTGCGGACGTGCTCGCCGAAGCGGAGCACGAGGTTCTGTGCCTCGCGCGCTCCGGGGCCTCTGCTGAAAGGCTCCGGAAGCGCGGCTTTGCGACCGCCACCGGCGACATCTCGGAGGTCGGGGCCGTCCGTGATGCGGCGCGGGGTTGCAGAGCCGTCGTTCACGCGGCGGCCTCCGACGGGGAAGACCCCGGCGCAGACGACCGAGCCTTTCTTGAAGGTGTCTTCGAGGCGCTCGGCGGTACGGGGGCGGTCCTGATCTACACGAGCGGCGGCTGGGTTATGGGCGATACCGACGGCGCTCTCGCCGACGAAGGCCACCCCCTGCGCCCGACGACCTCGCTCGCCTGGCGGCCGGAGGTAGAGCGGCTCGTGCTCCGTTCCGGAGCGGAGGCCGGTCTCAGGCCGTTCGTCGTGCGGCCCGCCCTCGTCTACGGTAACGGTGGCGGGGTCGTTGGAGAGACCGTCGCCTTTGCGCGGGAACGCGGGTACGCCCGCTACGTCGCCCGTCCCGGAGAAGACGCGAGGTGGACGCTCGTCCACCGCCGGGACGTCGGACGTTTCTACGCCGCCGTGATCGCAGCCGCCGCAGACCCCGACTCTCCGGAGGGTGGGATCTACATACTCGCGGGTGGACCTCCCGTGCCGGCGCGCGAGGTCGCTGTTGCTGCGAGCCGCGCCGCCGGAGCGGAGGGTCGCGTCGAGCCCTGGCCGCTTGAAGAGGCGCGCAAGGAGCTTGGCTCCTACGCCGAAGACCTTGCGCTCGACCAGCGGCTGTGCGGACGCAAGGCCGCAAGGGACTTCGGCTTCGAGCCCGAGTCGCCGTACATATTCGAGCACCTGAAAAGCGGCGATCACCACGGCTAG
- a CDS encoding ABC transporter ATP-binding protein: MRGRFPLLRLLAFAAPYRRRLIGLALITTTITALTISESLLVRYAIDSGITPGDLSVVYLAVGLYLAVALAVWAMSYVETFGMGWVGQHVILDLRKVLFEHLQSLSLQYYSEQKAGWIISRLTNDIENFNNLLSDGVQNLVRNGLTLLGVVVVLFVLDWRLALATMTVLPVMIVGTVIYRRESMKAFRRAREAVAEIAAFLQEHVAGMRVVQAFTRERQSVSGFAGRNLAYRKANARSTTLSAIYFPGVEFLGAIGLAVVLLYGGLRVVEGETTIGTMAAFIGLISMAFQPVQALSQLYSDLQSVIASLEKVFSVLDTDSDKTDRPGARSVERLRGEVEFDRVSFGYAGPESDDILKEVSFRIEPGETLAIVGETGAGKSTVVKLLSRFYDPTAGTVSVDGEDLRDVRGSSLRSHMGVVLQDTFLFTGTIRENILYGRPGATEREVVAAAQAVGADGFIRRLPQGYDTPVGERGGGISVGERQLISFARALLAEPTILVLDEATSSVDLATEAQIERALEKLLEGRTSIVIAHRLSTVRRADRILYLSGGRVVEQGTHEELMSRPSAYRRLYEAQFAA; the protein is encoded by the coding sequence GTGAGGGGCAGGTTCCCGCTGCTGAGACTGCTCGCGTTCGCCGCGCCGTACCGGAGGCGGCTGATCGGGCTCGCGCTCATAACCACGACGATCACGGCTCTCACGATCTCCGAGTCGCTACTCGTCCGCTACGCAATAGACTCCGGGATAACGCCCGGCGACCTGAGCGTCGTCTACCTCGCCGTGGGGCTCTACCTCGCCGTCGCGCTTGCGGTGTGGGCGATGAGCTACGTCGAGACCTTCGGGATGGGCTGGGTCGGGCAGCACGTCATACTCGACCTGCGCAAGGTCCTCTTCGAGCACCTCCAGTCGCTCTCCCTGCAGTACTACTCGGAGCAGAAGGCGGGCTGGATCATCTCCCGCCTCACAAACGACATAGAGAACTTCAACAACCTTCTCTCCGACGGCGTGCAGAACCTTGTCCGGAACGGCCTGACGCTCCTCGGGGTCGTCGTCGTGCTCTTCGTGCTCGACTGGCGGCTCGCCCTCGCTACGATGACGGTCCTTCCGGTGATGATCGTCGGGACCGTGATCTACCGCCGCGAGAGCATGAAGGCGTTCCGGAGGGCGCGCGAGGCGGTCGCAGAGATCGCCGCCTTCCTTCAGGAGCATGTCGCCGGGATGCGCGTCGTTCAGGCCTTTACCCGCGAGAGGCAGTCCGTCTCGGGCTTCGCCGGAAGGAACCTCGCCTACCGTAAGGCGAACGCGCGCTCCACGACGCTGAGCGCCATATACTTCCCCGGCGTCGAGTTCCTCGGGGCGATCGGCCTCGCCGTCGTGCTGCTCTACGGGGGCCTGCGCGTCGTCGAGGGCGAGACCACGATCGGCACGATGGCCGCCTTTATCGGCCTCATAAGCATGGCCTTCCAGCCGGTACAGGCCCTCTCGCAGCTCTACTCCGACCTGCAGAGCGTTATAGCCTCGCTCGAGAAAGTCTTCTCCGTCCTCGACACCGACTCCGACAAGACCGACCGGCCCGGTGCGCGTTCGGTCGAGCGGTTGCGGGGCGAAGTCGAGTTCGACCGGGTCTCCTTCGGATATGCGGGTCCCGAGAGCGACGACATCCTCAAGGAGGTCTCGTTCCGCATCGAGCCGGGCGAGACGCTCGCCATCGTCGGGGAGACGGGGGCCGGAAAGTCTACCGTCGTGAAGCTTCTCTCGCGCTTCTACGACCCGACGGCCGGGACGGTGAGCGTAGACGGCGAGGACCTGCGCGACGTACGCGGTTCCTCTCTAAGGAGCCACATGGGCGTCGTCCTACAGGACACGTTCCTCTTTACCGGTACGATCCGGGAGAACATCCTCTACGGCAGGCCCGGAGCGACCGAGAGGGAGGTCGTCGCGGCGGCGCAGGCGGTCGGAGCGGACGGCTTTATCCGGCGGCTTCCGCAGGGCTACGACACCCCCGTCGGGGAGCGCGGGGGCGGGATCTCGGTCGGAGAGCGACAGCTTATCTCCTTTGCCCGAGCACTTCTCGCGGAGCCGACCATCCTCGTCCTCGACGAGGCGACGAGCAGCGTGGACCTCGCGACCGAGGCTCAGATAGAGCGCGCCCTCGAGAAGCTCCTCGAAGGGCGGACCTCGATCGTCATCGCCCACCGCCTCTCGACCGTCCGGCGCGCCGACCGCATCCTCTACCTCTCGGGGGGCCGTGTCGTCGAGCAGGGAACCCACGAGGAGCTTATGTCCCGGCCCTCGGCCTACCGCAGGCTCTACGAGGCCCAGTTCGCCGCCTAG